A DNA window from Bombus huntii isolate Logan2020A chromosome 10, iyBomHunt1.1, whole genome shotgun sequence contains the following coding sequences:
- the LOC126870547 gene encoding early growth response protein 1-B isoform X2: MTMDGMEVVGSQPHAATSPFLLSPPPLGHHHHHPHTTFNLQTVQLSFDACLPYNAATSSNSIVCGVGGTSTPAATTCTSSTSCNKTIPTLSLATCAPLQAQHQNNTDSSDPHGRQHHHHHHHPHQRLDDHQHHRHVDASSPSNDSTDGKRHLQTVNTEDKDCPRECRDDLQEPNEKDKPGSLAGEDLSLEEATEDDETATSTGRDHRHHHHQESQEQGTPGAPPSTSPPRHHQAQEDADRCNVLQGGVILYSSPHSTSSVSSAPASSVNICNVPTLTYRGVFTTTCTQSSPLNTLQNQQQPPQQQQQQQQQPTGQELWGPLTSPTLTLTNSPFLHSTLHPAPYGGETVELLPVESKPPPPPGYHDTPTTTPAAWLTTHDDPYDPNLLSHHHPHHHHQETTLKQEPTGGYPPAVQQQQQQQQPQPTQQQQQQAPPSAGTTGVQLAEYNPSTSKGHEILSQVYQQSALPLRLVPVKPRKYPNRPSKTPVHERPYACPVDGCDRRFSRSDELTRHIRIHTGQKPFQCRICMRSFSRSDHLTTHVRTHTGEKPFCCDQCGRKFARSDEKKRHAKVHLKQRLKREATHATARNHPQSHASPPCNQ; the protein is encoded by the exons ATGACGATGGACGGCATGGAAGTGGTGGGCTCGCAGCCCCACGCGGCCACCAGCCCGTTTTTGCTCTCACCGCCACCCCTcggacatcatcatcatcatcctCATACTACCTTCAATCTTCAGACAGTGCAGCTTAGTTTCGACGcgtgtctaccgtacaacGCGGCGACATCCTCGAATTCGATCGTCTGTGGTGTTGGCGGCACGTCAACACCAGCCGCTACCACTTGCACCTCGTCCACGAGTTGCAACAAAACGATTCCAACCTTGTCGCTGGCAACTTGCGCGCCCTTGCAAGCCCAGCATCAAAACAATACCGATTCCTCTGATCCCCATGGCCGACAACatcatcatcaccatcatcatccTCATCAACGACTCGACGACCATCAACATCATCGACACGTCGATGCCTCCTCGccgtccaacgattccaccgACGGTAAAAGGCATCTACAGACTGTCAACACCGAGGACAAGGACTGTCCCAGGGAGTGCAGAGACGATCTTCAGGAGCCTAACGAGAAGGATAAACCAG GCAGCCTGGCGGGCGAAGATCTATCTCTCGAAGAGGCCACGGAGGACGATGAGACGGCTACCTCGACCGGCAGGGATCATCGGCACCACCATCACCAAGAGTCTCAGGAACAGGGCACGCCTGGAGCTCCACCCTCCACTAGTCCACCGCGTCATCATCAGGCTCAAGAGGACGCGGACCGTTGCAACGTGTTACAAGGCGGAGTGATACTCTACTCTTCCCCTCATTCCACGTCTTCGGTGTCTTCAGCACCAGCGTCGAGCGTTAACATCTGCAACGTACCAACGTTGACGTACCGTGGCGTCTTCACCACCACTTGTACGCAATCCTCGCCGCTGAACACTCTTCAGAATCAGCAGCAGCCACCccaacagcaacagcagcagcagcaacaaccAACCGGTCAGGAGCTCTGGGGTCCTTTAACCTCCCCGACCTTGACTTTGACAAATTCACCTTTCCTACACTCCACCCTTCACCCAGCCCCGTACGGCGGAGAGACCGTCGAACTTTTACCGGTCGAATCGAAGCCACCCCCGCCACCAGGCTACCACGATACGCCAACCACTACTCCCGCGGCGTGGTTAACGACGCACGACGACCCTTACGATCCGAATCTCCTGTCCCATCATCATCCCCATCACCACCATCAAGAGACGACGCTGAAGCAAGAACCCACGGGCGGCTACCCACCGGCCGtccaacagcaacaacaacagcagcaacctcaacccactcaacagcagcagcaacaagCACCACCGTCGGCTGGTACAACGGGAGTGCAGCTAGCGGAATACAACCCCAGCACGTCGAAGGGGCACGAGATTCTCTCGCAAGTTTACCAGCAGAGTGCTCTGCCGCTCAGGCTGGTCCCGGTGAAGCCGCGGAAGTATCCGAATCGACCGAGTAAAACACCGGTGCACGAGCGACCGTACGCTTGCCCCGTGGACGGCTGCGATCGCAGGTTCTCTCGCAGCGACGAGCTCACCCGGCACATCCGCATCCACACCGGCCAGAAACCGTTCCAGTGTCGCATCTGTATGCGCTCCTTCTCGAGGAGCGATCACCTGACCACTCACGTGAGAACCCACACCGGCGAGAAGCCGTTCTGCTGTGATCAATGCGGCCGAAAATTCGCGAGGAGCGACGAGAAGAAACGGCACGCGAAAGTTCACTTGAAACAGAGGCTGAAGCGCGAAGCCACCCACGCCACCGCTAGAAATCACCCTCAGAGCCACGCTTCTCCGCCGTGCAATCAGTAA
- the LOC126870547 gene encoding E3 SUMO-protein ligase EGR2 isoform X1 gives MTMDGMEVVGSQPHAATSPFLLSPPPLGHHHHHPHTTFNLQTVQLSFDACLPYNAATSSNSIVCGVGGTSTPAATTCTSSTSCNKTIPTLSLATCAPLQAQHQNNTDSSDPHGRQHHHHHHHPHQRLDDHQHHRHVDASSPSNDSTDGKRHLQTVNTEDKDCPRECRDDLQEPNEKDKPGDLNTPVTTSSDLPSFFGPSALVEPPPISGSLAGEDLSLEEATEDDETATSTGRDHRHHHHQESQEQGTPGAPPSTSPPRHHQAQEDADRCNVLQGGVILYSSPHSTSSVSSAPASSVNICNVPTLTYRGVFTTTCTQSSPLNTLQNQQQPPQQQQQQQQQPTGQELWGPLTSPTLTLTNSPFLHSTLHPAPYGGETVELLPVESKPPPPPGYHDTPTTTPAAWLTTHDDPYDPNLLSHHHPHHHHQETTLKQEPTGGYPPAVQQQQQQQQPQPTQQQQQQAPPSAGTTGVQLAEYNPSTSKGHEILSQVYQQSALPLRLVPVKPRKYPNRPSKTPVHERPYACPVDGCDRRFSRSDELTRHIRIHTGQKPFQCRICMRSFSRSDHLTTHVRTHTGEKPFCCDQCGRKFARSDEKKRHAKVHLKQRLKREATHATARNHPQSHASPPCNQ, from the exons ATGACGATGGACGGCATGGAAGTGGTGGGCTCGCAGCCCCACGCGGCCACCAGCCCGTTTTTGCTCTCACCGCCACCCCTcggacatcatcatcatcatcctCATACTACCTTCAATCTTCAGACAGTGCAGCTTAGTTTCGACGcgtgtctaccgtacaacGCGGCGACATCCTCGAATTCGATCGTCTGTGGTGTTGGCGGCACGTCAACACCAGCCGCTACCACTTGCACCTCGTCCACGAGTTGCAACAAAACGATTCCAACCTTGTCGCTGGCAACTTGCGCGCCCTTGCAAGCCCAGCATCAAAACAATACCGATTCCTCTGATCCCCATGGCCGACAACatcatcatcaccatcatcatccTCATCAACGACTCGACGACCATCAACATCATCGACACGTCGATGCCTCCTCGccgtccaacgattccaccgACGGTAAAAGGCATCTACAGACTGTCAACACCGAGGACAAGGACTGTCCCAGGGAGTGCAGAGACGATCTTCAGGAGCCTAACGAGAAGGATAAACCAGGTGACCTAAACACGCCGGTTACCACCAGCAGCGATTTACCGTCCTTCTTCGGCCCTTCCGCGCTCGTCGAGCCACCTCCTATTTCAG GCAGCCTGGCGGGCGAAGATCTATCTCTCGAAGAGGCCACGGAGGACGATGAGACGGCTACCTCGACCGGCAGGGATCATCGGCACCACCATCACCAAGAGTCTCAGGAACAGGGCACGCCTGGAGCTCCACCCTCCACTAGTCCACCGCGTCATCATCAGGCTCAAGAGGACGCGGACCGTTGCAACGTGTTACAAGGCGGAGTGATACTCTACTCTTCCCCTCATTCCACGTCTTCGGTGTCTTCAGCACCAGCGTCGAGCGTTAACATCTGCAACGTACCAACGTTGACGTACCGTGGCGTCTTCACCACCACTTGTACGCAATCCTCGCCGCTGAACACTCTTCAGAATCAGCAGCAGCCACCccaacagcaacagcagcagcagcaacaaccAACCGGTCAGGAGCTCTGGGGTCCTTTAACCTCCCCGACCTTGACTTTGACAAATTCACCTTTCCTACACTCCACCCTTCACCCAGCCCCGTACGGCGGAGAGACCGTCGAACTTTTACCGGTCGAATCGAAGCCACCCCCGCCACCAGGCTACCACGATACGCCAACCACTACTCCCGCGGCGTGGTTAACGACGCACGACGACCCTTACGATCCGAATCTCCTGTCCCATCATCATCCCCATCACCACCATCAAGAGACGACGCTGAAGCAAGAACCCACGGGCGGCTACCCACCGGCCGtccaacagcaacaacaacagcagcaacctcaacccactcaacagcagcagcaacaagCACCACCGTCGGCTGGTACAACGGGAGTGCAGCTAGCGGAATACAACCCCAGCACGTCGAAGGGGCACGAGATTCTCTCGCAAGTTTACCAGCAGAGTGCTCTGCCGCTCAGGCTGGTCCCGGTGAAGCCGCGGAAGTATCCGAATCGACCGAGTAAAACACCGGTGCACGAGCGACCGTACGCTTGCCCCGTGGACGGCTGCGATCGCAGGTTCTCTCGCAGCGACGAGCTCACCCGGCACATCCGCATCCACACCGGCCAGAAACCGTTCCAGTGTCGCATCTGTATGCGCTCCTTCTCGAGGAGCGATCACCTGACCACTCACGTGAGAACCCACACCGGCGAGAAGCCGTTCTGCTGTGATCAATGCGGCCGAAAATTCGCGAGGAGCGACGAGAAGAAACGGCACGCGAAAGTTCACTTGAAACAGAGGCTGAAGCGCGAAGCCACCCACGCCACCGCTAGAAATCACCCTCAGAGCCACGCTTCTCCGCCGTGCAATCAGTAA
- the LOC126870554 gene encoding PRADC1-like protein isoform X1, producing MLMEGIKLLCFYPIIVLFNIGILNSIGGGSYINTSIDPDVFFEIIYPPELGYTYKLRPAKDFGAPFNASFLEEGIPLVPNDPPHGCQVAKNAKELKGRIALVERGDCSFFAKSIMAEEAGAKAVIIADYHSSSFDGLLINSIWADYYYIDMIRDDTIPSTKTVNIPAGFLRGMNGKMIRQTLKRLNQPFALINIPVNLTSFHGRRSLFW from the exons ATGTTAATGGAAGGAATAAAATTGCTTTGTTTCTACCCAATTATTGTTCTCTTCAACATCGGGATATTGAATAGCATTGGTGGAG GTTCTTACATCAATACAAGTATTGATCCGGATGTgttttttgaaattatatatcCACCGGAATTgggatatacatataaattaagGCCCGCGAAAGATTTTGGAGCACCATtt aaTGCAAGTTTTTTGGAGGAAGGAATCCCTTTAGTTCCAAATGACCCTCCTCATGGCTGCCAAGTAGCAAAAAATGCCAAAGAATTAAAAGGTAGAATTGCATTAGTTGAGAGAGGAGACTGTAGTTTCTTTGCTAAAAGTATAATGGCTGAAGAAGCTGGGGCGAAAGCTGTAATCATAGCGGATTATCACTCATCCTCTTTTGATGGATTACTAATCAATTCTATATGGGCTGACTATTATTATATAGACATGATACGCGACGATACTATTCCTTCAACAaagacagtaaacattcctgCTGGATTTTTGCGCGGTATGAACGGCAAAATGATCCGGCAAACTCTAAAACGATTGAATCAACCATTTGCCTTAATTAATATCCCAGTAAACTTAACCTCTTTTCACGGACGCCGTTCGTTGTTTTGGTGA
- the LOC126870554 gene encoding PRADC1-like protein isoform X2, translating into MLMEGIKLLCFYPIIVLFNIGILNSIGGSYINTSIDPDVFFEIIYPPELGYTYKLRPAKDFGAPFNASFLEEGIPLVPNDPPHGCQVAKNAKELKGRIALVERGDCSFFAKSIMAEEAGAKAVIIADYHSSSFDGLLINSIWADYYYIDMIRDDTIPSTKTVNIPAGFLRGMNGKMIRQTLKRLNQPFALINIPVNLTSFHGRRSLFW; encoded by the exons ATGTTAATGGAAGGAATAAAATTGCTTTGTTTCTACCCAATTATTGTTCTCTTCAACATCGGGATATTGAATAGCATTGG AGGTTCTTACATCAATACAAGTATTGATCCGGATGTgttttttgaaattatatatcCACCGGAATTgggatatacatataaattaagGCCCGCGAAAGATTTTGGAGCACCATtt aaTGCAAGTTTTTTGGAGGAAGGAATCCCTTTAGTTCCAAATGACCCTCCTCATGGCTGCCAAGTAGCAAAAAATGCCAAAGAATTAAAAGGTAGAATTGCATTAGTTGAGAGAGGAGACTGTAGTTTCTTTGCTAAAAGTATAATGGCTGAAGAAGCTGGGGCGAAAGCTGTAATCATAGCGGATTATCACTCATCCTCTTTTGATGGATTACTAATCAATTCTATATGGGCTGACTATTATTATATAGACATGATACGCGACGATACTATTCCTTCAACAaagacagtaaacattcctgCTGGATTTTTGCGCGGTATGAACGGCAAAATGATCCGGCAAACTCTAAAACGATTGAATCAACCATTTGCCTTAATTAATATCCCAGTAAACTTAACCTCTTTTCACGGACGCCGTTCGTTGTTTTGGTGA
- the LOC126870546 gene encoding xaa-Pro aminopeptidase ApepP isoform X1, translated as MAQRSGVTKLAKLRKLMEAVQIGGLKGKGIQALVVSSDDAHQSEYLREYDKRIRFISGFTGSFGTAIITQNKAILWTDGRYYMQALAEFDPPEAWTLMKEGLLDTPTRAAWLISNLPPKSTIGADPNLISYTEWAVLHTSLAAAGHCLMPLEENLIDKVWGDEQPAPTTNVVLPQPLQFSGCSAGKKVKMCREVMNKNNVKVLVISALDEVAYILNLRGSDIPYNPVFFAYIILTLDDLHLFIDKNKLAEEAQQQLISEEVNAVYHPYGDIHDFLRKIASSYANDDKIWISNGSSYALHADCGEAKKHTKITPISVMKAIKNNTEIEGMKAAHIRDSVALIKYFAWLEDQVKNKENTITEISGATQLEKFRQEQEHFIGLSFPTISSVGPHGAIIHYLPTPKTNVPITDKEIYLCDSGAQYRDGTTDVTRTLHFGNPTSFERECFTRVFKGQCRLSSTIFPLMIQGNYLDTLARENLWSVGLNYLHGTGHGIGSYLNVHEGPIGISWKPYPDDPGLQPGMFLSNGTKLKYCLSLHVHMYILIMSLNVVKLLEPGYYEDEKFGIRLENIELVVKANTPYNHKNRGFLTFETVTLVPIQTKLLDVSLLTDNEIQYLNNYHTKCLNTLKPLLQGPENAQALKWLERETKSLIK; from the exons ATGGCACAAAGAAGTGGTGTTACTAAGTTAGCTAAGCTTCGAAAATTAATGGAAGCTGTTCAAATAGGTGGTCTTAAAGGGAAAGGTATTCAAGCCTTAGTTGTAAGTTCAGATGATGCACATCAATCAGAATATTTAAGAGAGTATGATAAAAGGATTCGTTTCATAAGTGGTTTCACTGGTTCTTTTGGAACTGCaattattacacaaaataaAGCTATACTGTGGACTGATGGAAGATACTATATGCAAGCTTTAGCAGAATTCGATCCACCAGAGGCATGGACTTTAATGAAAGAAGGTTTATTAGATACACCAACCAGAGCTGCATGGTTAATTTCTAATCTACCTCCCAAGTCTACTATTGGGGCTGATCCTAATTTAATAAGTTACACAGAATGGGCAGTATTACATACCAGTTTAGCTGCTGCTGGTCATTGTTTGATGCCTCTTGAGGAAAATTTAATTGACAAAGTTTGGGGTGATGAACAACCTGCACCTACAACTAATGTTGTTTTACCTCAGCCATTGCAATTTTCTGGATGTAGTGCAGgaaaaaaagtgaaaatgtGTAGAGAAGTAATGAACAAAAACAATGTGAAAGTACTTGTAATCTCAGCTTTAGACGAAGTAGCATACATTCTAAATTTAAGAGGATCTGATATACCTTACAACCCTGTTTTCTTTGCATATATCATTCTTACATTAGACGATTTACACTTATTCATTGATAAAAACAAACTTGCAGAGGAAGCTCAGCAACAATTAATTAGTGAAGAAGTAAATGCAGTTTATCATCCGTATGGAGATATACATGATTTTTTGAGAAAGATTGCAAGTTCATATGCAAATGATGACAAAATATGGATAAGTAATGGTTCTAGTTATGCTTTACATGCTGACTGTGGAGAAGCGAAAAAGCATACAAAAATTACCCCGATAAGCGTTATGaaagcaataaaaaataatactgAAATAGAAGGAATGAAAGCGGCGCACATACGAGATTCAGTTGCACTCATAAAATACTTCGCTTGGTTGGAAGATCAGGTTAAGAATAAGGAAAATACTATCACAGAAATATCTGGAGCGACTCAACTTGAAAAATTTAGACA GGAGCAGGAACATTTTATTGGGCTCAGTTTTCCTACAATATCTTCAGTTGGGCCACATGGAGCAATAATTCATTATCTACCAACACCAAAAACAAATGTGCCAATTACAGACAAAGAAATTTATCTTTGCGATTCTGGTGCACAATATCGAGATGGTACCACAGATGTTACAAGAACATTGCACTTTGGTAATCCAACGAGTTTCGAGCGCGAATGTTTTACAAGAGTATTTAAAGGACAATGTCGCCTTTCATCGACCATTTTTCCTTTAATGATACAGGGAAATTATCTCGATACGCTTGCTCGGGAAAATTTATGGAGTGTTGG TCTTAATTATCTTCACGGTACCGGACATGGAATAGGTTCGTATCTAAATGTTCACGAAGGACCAATTGGTATTTCTTGGAAACCATATCCTGATGATCCAGGTTTACAACCTGGGATGTTTCTATCAAATGGTACAAAGTTAAAGTATTGTTTGTCATtacacgtacatatgtatattctaaTAATGTCATTAAATGTGGTAAAATTATTAGAACCAGGATACTATGAGGATGAGAAATTTGGCATTAGgttggaaaatatagaattagTAGTAAAGGCAAACACACCCTACAATCACAAGAATCGTGGCTTTCTTACATTTGAAACTGTTACACTGGTGCCTATACAGACTAAGCTACTTGATGTATCCTTATTAACAGATAATGAG ATTCAATATCTAAATAATTATCATACAAAATGTTTGAATACTCTAAAACCTCTATTACAAGGGCCAGAAAATGCTCAAGCACTCAAGTGGCTAGAGAGAGAAACTAAATctcttataaaataa
- the LOC126870546 gene encoding xaa-Pro aminopeptidase ApepP isoform X2, with translation MAQRSGVTKLAKLRKLMEAVQIGGLKGKGIQALVVSSDDAHQSEYLREYDKRIRFISGFTGSFGTAIITQNKAILWTDGRYYMQALAEFDPPEAWTLMKEGLLDTPTRAAWLISNLPPKSTIGADPNLISYTEWAVLHTSLAAAGHCLMPLEENLIDKVWGDEQPAPTTNVVLPQPLQFSGCSAGKKVKMCREVMNKNNVKVLVISALDEVAYILNLRGSDIPYNPVFFAYIILTLDDLHLFIDKNKLAEEAQQQLISEEVNAVYHPYGDIHDFLRKIASSYANDDKIWISNGSSYALHADCGEAKKHTKITPISVMKAIKNNTEIEGMKAAHIRDSVALIKYFAWLEDQVKNKENTITEISGATQLEKFRQEQEHFIGLSFPTISSVGPHGAIIHYLPTPKTNVPITDKEIYLCDSGAQYRDGTTDVTRTLHFGNPTSFERECFTRVFKGQCRLSSTIFPLMIQGNYLDTLARENLWSVGLNYLHGTGHGIGSYLNVHEGPIGISWKPYPDDPGLQPGMFLSNEPGYYEDEKFGIRLENIELVVKANTPYNHKNRGFLTFETVTLVPIQTKLLDVSLLTDNEIQYLNNYHTKCLNTLKPLLQGPENAQALKWLERETKSLIK, from the exons ATGGCACAAAGAAGTGGTGTTACTAAGTTAGCTAAGCTTCGAAAATTAATGGAAGCTGTTCAAATAGGTGGTCTTAAAGGGAAAGGTATTCAAGCCTTAGTTGTAAGTTCAGATGATGCACATCAATCAGAATATTTAAGAGAGTATGATAAAAGGATTCGTTTCATAAGTGGTTTCACTGGTTCTTTTGGAACTGCaattattacacaaaataaAGCTATACTGTGGACTGATGGAAGATACTATATGCAAGCTTTAGCAGAATTCGATCCACCAGAGGCATGGACTTTAATGAAAGAAGGTTTATTAGATACACCAACCAGAGCTGCATGGTTAATTTCTAATCTACCTCCCAAGTCTACTATTGGGGCTGATCCTAATTTAATAAGTTACACAGAATGGGCAGTATTACATACCAGTTTAGCTGCTGCTGGTCATTGTTTGATGCCTCTTGAGGAAAATTTAATTGACAAAGTTTGGGGTGATGAACAACCTGCACCTACAACTAATGTTGTTTTACCTCAGCCATTGCAATTTTCTGGATGTAGTGCAGgaaaaaaagtgaaaatgtGTAGAGAAGTAATGAACAAAAACAATGTGAAAGTACTTGTAATCTCAGCTTTAGACGAAGTAGCATACATTCTAAATTTAAGAGGATCTGATATACCTTACAACCCTGTTTTCTTTGCATATATCATTCTTACATTAGACGATTTACACTTATTCATTGATAAAAACAAACTTGCAGAGGAAGCTCAGCAACAATTAATTAGTGAAGAAGTAAATGCAGTTTATCATCCGTATGGAGATATACATGATTTTTTGAGAAAGATTGCAAGTTCATATGCAAATGATGACAAAATATGGATAAGTAATGGTTCTAGTTATGCTTTACATGCTGACTGTGGAGAAGCGAAAAAGCATACAAAAATTACCCCGATAAGCGTTATGaaagcaataaaaaataatactgAAATAGAAGGAATGAAAGCGGCGCACATACGAGATTCAGTTGCACTCATAAAATACTTCGCTTGGTTGGAAGATCAGGTTAAGAATAAGGAAAATACTATCACAGAAATATCTGGAGCGACTCAACTTGAAAAATTTAGACA GGAGCAGGAACATTTTATTGGGCTCAGTTTTCCTACAATATCTTCAGTTGGGCCACATGGAGCAATAATTCATTATCTACCAACACCAAAAACAAATGTGCCAATTACAGACAAAGAAATTTATCTTTGCGATTCTGGTGCACAATATCGAGATGGTACCACAGATGTTACAAGAACATTGCACTTTGGTAATCCAACGAGTTTCGAGCGCGAATGTTTTACAAGAGTATTTAAAGGACAATGTCGCCTTTCATCGACCATTTTTCCTTTAATGATACAGGGAAATTATCTCGATACGCTTGCTCGGGAAAATTTATGGAGTGTTGG TCTTAATTATCTTCACGGTACCGGACATGGAATAGGTTCGTATCTAAATGTTCACGAAGGACCAATTGGTATTTCTTGGAAACCATATCCTGATGATCCAGGTTTACAACCTGGGATGTTTCTATCAAATG AACCAGGATACTATGAGGATGAGAAATTTGGCATTAGgttggaaaatatagaattagTAGTAAAGGCAAACACACCCTACAATCACAAGAATCGTGGCTTTCTTACATTTGAAACTGTTACACTGGTGCCTATACAGACTAAGCTACTTGATGTATCCTTATTAACAGATAATGAG ATTCAATATCTAAATAATTATCATACAAAATGTTTGAATACTCTAAAACCTCTATTACAAGGGCCAGAAAATGCTCAAGCACTCAAGTGGCTAGAGAGAGAAACTAAATctcttataaaataa
- the LOC126870549 gene encoding cytochrome c oxidase assembly protein COX15 homolog → MLYLTRYCISTITRNGITKFLPIKQNLYTYTPKSAVTNSTLTLIRRNVILHKDLLKNGGIIAKGFSTKSAEKSNKTVGKWLLTCSGMVFVAVVLGGITRLTESGLSMVTWKLLGEKMPTTEIQWHAEFERYKQFPEYKINNQNMTLEEFKRIWWMEYLHRMWGRLIGAVFIIPATYFWTKGMLTPGMKIRVAVLGSLIGLQGLMGWYMVKSGLEDRFVEPSDVPRVSQYRLAAHLGMAFIIYTGFLYNALDYLVPAQKLNLDHSNVDISNLKSKLKRFRMLVHSTKGLVFFTALSGAFVAGMDAGLIYNTFPKMANKWIPDDVFTLSPVLKNFTENPTTVQFDHRILGITTLSLITYIAIASRKYKLPGNAKKAIVAVLCAGYLQVLLGISTLVHHVPLPLAASHQSGSLIVLSTMIWLTHELKYLKYVLK, encoded by the exons ATGTTGTATCTAACAAGGTATTGCATATCAACAATAACAAGAAACGGTATAACAAAATTTCTACCAATTAAACAaaatctatatacatatactccAAAATCAGCAGTTACAAATTCAACCCTTACTCTTATAAGAAGGAATGTCATTTTGCATAAG GATTTACTTAAAAATGGTGGAATCATAGCAAAAGGTTTCTCAACAAAATCAGctgaaaaatcaaataaaactGTAGGCAAATGGCTCTTAACTTGCAGTGGCATGGTTTTTGTAGCTGTTGTTCTAG GGGGTATAACAAGACTTACAGAGTCAGGTTTATCTATGGTTACTTGGAAATTACTTGGTGAAAAAATGCCTACTACTGAAATTCAATGGCATGCAGAATTTGAACGTTACAAACAATTTCCTGAATATAAAAT CAATAATCAAAATATGACGTTGGAGGAATTTAAACGTATTTGGTGGATGGAATATTTACATAGAATGTGGGGACGTTTGATAGGTGCTGTATTCATAATTCCAGCAACTTATTTCTGGACGAAAGGTATGCTAACACCAGGCATGAAGATCAGGGTAGCTGTTTTGGGTTCGTTAATTGGCTTACAAGGACTTATGGGTTGGTACATGGTTAAATCGGGTTTGGAAGATCGTTTCGTGGAACCATCAGATGTACCACGCGTCTCACAATATCGCTTGGCTGCTCATTTAGGAATggcatttattatatatacaggaTTTTTGTACAATGCTCTAGATTATTTAGTTCCTGCTCAGAAATTAAATCTTGATCATTCAAATGTTGATATTAGTAATCTGAAGTCGAAGCTAaagagattcagaatgttagTTCACTCGACAAAGGGACTGGTCTTTTTTACTGCTTTGTCGGGAGCTTTCGTTGCAGGGATGGATGCAGgtcttatttataatacatttccGAAAATGGCAAATAAGTGGATACCGGATGATGTATTCACGTTATCACCTGTACTAAAAAATTTTACGGAAAATCCAACTACTGTACAATTCGATCATAGAATATTG GGTATCACAACTTTATCATTAATAACTTACATTGCAATTGCATCTCGTAAATATAAACTTCCTGGTAATGCAAAAAAAGCTATTGTAGCTGTGCTCTGTGCTGGCTATTTGCAAGTACTACTAGGAATTTCAACATTAGTACATCATGTGCCCTTACCATTAGCTGCATCTCATCAATCTGGCAGTCTTATTGTTTTAAGTACAATGATATGGTTGACTCatgaattgaaatatttaaaatatgtcttaaaataa
- the LOC126870553 gene encoding ubiquitin domain-containing protein 1 — MGGCIGITRARNASVDNSTGNSTRVNSGNSRKNHPLCHEAIRWKSDVPLTEGQLRSKRDEFWDTAPAFDGRKEIWDALRAGATAAEAQDYQLAQAILDGANISVPNGFLTECYDELGTRYQVPIYCLSYPINIVKEDSGRDSPADCSEPIDSGVEQTLKLRLSTTLGEVKLPVYSKDTIATAKKKLQSQEGLEPSRQRWFFGGKLLGDKMHIEEAKIQPGYVIQVIVNPEKLDDSPVKTS; from the exons ATGGGAGGCTGCATAGGCATAACGAGGGCAAGAAATGCCTCTGTCGACAACAGTACGGGAAATTCCACGAGAGTAAATTCAG GAAATTCAAGGAAGAATCATCCATTATGCCATGAGGCAATTAGGTGGAAATCAGATGTACCTTTGACAGAAGGACAGCTAAGAAGTAAAAGAGATGAATTTTGGGATACTGCACCTGCATTTGATGGACGTAAAGAAATATGGGATGCATTAAGAGCTGGGGCAACGGCAGCAGAGGCCCAGGATTATCAATTAGCACAGGCTATATTAGATGGAGCTAATATTTCTGTGCCAAATGGTTTTTTAACAGAATGTTATGATGAATTGGGAACCAGATATCAAGTCCCTATTTATTGTTTATCATATCCTATTAATATTGTAAAAGAAGATAGTGGAAGAGATTCTCCTGCTGATTGTTCAG AACCTATTGATAGTGGAGTTGAGCAGACATTGAAGCTGAGATTATCAACTACATTAGGAGAAGTTAAATTGCCTGTTTACAGTAAGGACACTATAGCTACTGCTAAAAAGAAATTGCAG agTCAGGAAGGTCTTGAACCATCTCGTCAAAGGTGGTTTTTTGGTGGAAAGTTATTAGGTGATAAAATGCATATAGAAGAAGCAAAGATACAACCAGGTTATGTAATACAAGTAATTGTAAATCCAGAAAAATTGGATGACAGTCCTGTGAAAACAAGTTGA